A region from the uncultured Stenotrophomonas sp. genome encodes:
- the cheR gene encoding chemotaxis regulator, protein-glutamate methyltransferase (Evidence 2a : Function of homologous gene experimentally demonstrated in an other organism; PubMedId : 12101179, 3510184; Product type r : regulator), with product MSLPAPVSRDFEFNDRDFRRVCELIHQRAGIALAPAKRDMVYGRLSRRLRALGMHTFQQYLDKLERDGGSEWEAFTNALTTNLTSFFREPHHFEKLREELQARANRAPLQIWSCAASTGEEPYSLAITACETFGTLAPPVRIMATDVDTQVLATGAQGVYALDRISGLDPAIKRRYFQRGTGPNAGKCRVVPALRRLIEFRQLNLLAPRYDVGGPYDALFCRNVMIYFDKPTQRAILSRLVQHMGDDGLLYTGHSENYLHAADLIQPCGRTLYRRAKGAGA from the coding sequence ATGTCCCTGCCCGCCCCCGTCTCCCGCGACTTCGAGTTCAACGACCGCGACTTCCGCCGCGTCTGCGAACTGATCCACCAGCGTGCCGGCATCGCCCTGGCGCCGGCCAAGCGCGACATGGTCTACGGCCGGTTGTCGCGGCGGCTGCGGGCACTGGGCATGCACACCTTCCAGCAATATCTGGACAAGCTGGAGCGCGACGGCGGCAGCGAGTGGGAGGCATTCACCAACGCGCTGACCACCAACCTGACCTCGTTCTTCCGCGAACCGCACCACTTCGAGAAGCTGCGCGAGGAACTGCAGGCACGCGCCAACCGTGCGCCACTGCAGATATGGTCGTGCGCGGCCTCCACCGGCGAGGAGCCGTACTCGCTGGCGATCACTGCCTGCGAGACCTTCGGCACCCTGGCCCCGCCGGTGCGCATCATGGCCACCGACGTGGATACCCAGGTGCTGGCCACCGGCGCGCAGGGCGTGTACGCGCTGGACCGCATCTCCGGCCTCGACCCGGCGATCAAGCGCCGCTACTTCCAGCGCGGCACCGGCCCCAACGCCGGCAAGTGCCGGGTGGTGCCGGCATTACGCCGGCTCATCGAATTCCGCCAGCTGAACCTGCTTGCGCCGCGTTACGATGTCGGTGGCCCCTACGATGCGCTGTTCTGCCGCAACGTGATGATCTATTTCGACAAGCCCACCCAACGCGCGATCCTGTCGCGGCTGGTGCAGCACATGGGCGACGACGGCCTGCTCTACACCGGCCATTCGGAAAACTATCTGCACGCGGCCGACCTGATCCAACCCTGCGGGCGCACCCTGTACCGCCGCGCCAAGGGAGCCGGCGCATGA
- the cheD gene encoding putative chemoreceptor glutamine deamidase CheD (Evidence 3 : Function proposed based on presence of conserved amino acid motif, structural feature or limited homology) — translation MNMPAAPDQVMRYRDARFNTITAKLLPTQYLVVDDDTALTTTLGSCVAACIRDPVLKIGGMNHFMLPDGNVGDGAPARYGSYAMELLINDLLKRGAHRKRLEAKVFGGGNVLKGFTSNPVGTRNAEFVREYLRAEHIPIVAEDLLGIHPRKVWFFPQTGKVMVQRLPHAHEAEVAAAESAVRARLSKAPVTGGVELFE, via the coding sequence ATGAACATGCCCGCCGCCCCCGACCAGGTGATGCGCTACCGCGATGCGCGCTTCAACACCATCACCGCCAAGCTGCTGCCCACCCAGTACCTGGTGGTCGACGACGACACCGCGCTGACCACCACCCTCGGCTCCTGCGTGGCCGCCTGCATCCGCGATCCGGTACTGAAGATCGGCGGCATGAACCACTTCATGCTGCCCGACGGCAACGTCGGCGACGGCGCCCCCGCACGCTACGGCAGCTACGCGATGGAACTGCTGATCAACGACCTGCTCAAGCGCGGCGCCCACCGCAAGCGGCTGGAGGCCAAGGTGTTCGGCGGCGGCAACGTGCTCAAGGGCTTCACCAGCAACCCGGTGGGCACCCGCAACGCCGAGTTCGTGCGCGAGTACCTGCGCGCCGAGCACATCCCCATCGTCGCCGAGGACCTGCTCGGCATCCATCCGCGCAAGGTCTGGTTCTTTCCGCAGACCGGCAAGGTGATGGTGCAGCGCCTGCCGCACGCGCACGAGGCCGAAGTGGCCGCCGCCGAATCGGCCGTGCGTGCCCGCCTGTCCAAAGCCCCGGTCACCGGCGGCGTGGAGTTGTTCGAATGA